The window GATCCGCGACGTCACGCCCCTCGGCATGCAGCTTCGCGGACTGCTCGCCGCTGCCGGAAAACTGCGCTGGCTTTTGATCGCGCTGGCCTTCGCCGCGGGCGGCGTGGTGTATGCGCAGCGGGACCGCCTCTGGAATCACGAGCTGTCCGCGCTGAGCCCGGTGCCGCCGGCGGCCCAGGCGCTCGACCTCGCCTTGCGCACCGATGTCGGTGCGCCTGACGTGCGCTACATGGTCGTCGTGCGCGCGGCCGACCCGGAAGCGGCGCTGCAAGCTGCCGAGGCGGCTTCCGGCCGCCTGCAGCCGCTCGTCGAGTCCGGCGCGATCGGTGGCTTCGAGAGCCCGTCGTTCTACCTGCCTTCCCGCGCGCGGCAGCTGGAACGGAAGGCGGCGCTGCCCGATGCGGCCGAACTTCGCGCCCGCCTGCCGGAAGCCACGCGCGGGCTCCCTCTCCCGGCCGCACGGCTCGAACCGTTCGTCGAGGACGTGGCCGCGGCACGCGAGCGCGCCCCCCTGACACGTGCCGACCTCGACGGCACGAGCTTCGCCATCGCCGTCGATTCGCTGCTGATGCGCCAGGGCGAACGCTGGACGGCGCTGCTGCCGCTGCGCGCGCCGACGACGGGAGCGCATCCGGGCGAGATCGACACCGCCGCCGTGCGCCACGCGCTCGAAGGCGCACCGGGATCCGACACCCTGTTCATCGACATGAAGGGCGAATCCGACCGCCTGTACGCCGGCTATTTCAGGGAGGCGCTCCTGCTCTCGCTCGCCGGCGTGCTGGGCATCGTCGCCCTGCTCGGGGCCACTCTGCGCTCGGCACGGCGGGTCGTCCGCGTGCTGCTGCCGCTCGCGGCATCCGTGCTGGTCGTGGTCGCCGGGCTGCTGCTGGCCGGCGTCGCGCTGACGATCCTGCACCTCGTGGGGCTGCTGCTGATCGTCGCCGTCGGCTCCAACTATGCCCTGTTCTTCGACGGCAAGGGTGACGGCAGCGCCCCCCCGCCCGGCACGCTCGCCTCCATGCTGTTCGCCAACCTCACGACGGTCGCCGGCTTCGGCGTCCTCGCCTTCTCGTCGGTTCCGGTGCTGCAGGCGATCGGCGGCACCGTCGGCCCCGGCGCCCTCCTCGCGCTGCTGTTCGCGGCAGCCCTCGCACGCCCCTCATGCCCCGCCGCTGGCGCCCCGGAGCGCTGATCCATCTCTCCGCCGCCCTTCACGCGGCCGCGGCGGCCGGGGTCGTGCTGCGCCCCGATTCCTGGCCGTGGGCGGCCGGTGCCCTCGTCGCCAACCACGGCCTGCTGACAGCCGCCGGACTGCTGCCGCGCTGCGGACTGCTCGGGACCAACTGGACGCGACTCCCTGACGCCGCCGCCGCACGCGGCGAGCTTGCGCTGACGATAGACGACGGCCCCGACCCCGAAATCACGCCCCGCGTGCTGGATCTGCTGGACGCCCACGGCGCGCGCGCCACCTTCTTCGCGATCGGCCGGCAGGTGCGGCACCACCCGGCCTTGGCCCGCGAAATCGTCGCACGCGGTCATGCCGTCGAGAATCACAGCGAGCACCACCTCAAGACCTTCTCGCTGCGCGGGCCGCGCTGGCTCGCACGCGAGATCGCCACCGCGCAGGAGACGATCGCGCAGACCTGCGGCCGCAAGCCGTGCTTCTTCCGCGCCCCCGCCGGACTGCGCAATCCCTTCCTCGAACCCGTCCTCGCGCAGCTGGACCTGCAACTTGCTTCATGGACACGGCGGGCCTACGACACGCGCAACAGCGATGCGGAATTCGTCGTCCGCCGGCTCTCCGACAGCCTCGCGGCGGGCGACATCCTCTTGCTGCACGACGGCAACGCGGCGCGGACTACGTCGGGCCGGGCGGTGATCCTCGACGCCCTCCCACGGCTTCTCGAGCGCTGCGCCGGCGCCGGCCTTACCCCCGTCACCCTTGCCGCAGCGCTGGCATGACTGCCCCTTCCCTGCGTACCTTTGCCTCGCACGCGGCGAGTAGCTGCCGCCCCGCCGAAGAGCGCGTCGCAAATGCCGTCTTCGCTTCCGGCCCTCCGGACCCGGCCGTGCCCCCTTGCGCCCCGACGGAGTCCGGATGCGCCCGGCCTTTTGCTAAAATACCGTTTTTTCATTAGCTTCCGAGGCGCCGTGCATCCGTTGCTGATCTCCTCCTACACCGCGACGACCTGCCTCGGGCGCGGCCGGGAACCGCTGCGCGAAGCCCTGCTCGCGGGCGCATCCAGCCTCAAGCCGTGCGATTTCGAAACCGTCGTCCTGCCCACCTGGATCGGCGAGGTCGCAGGTACGGACGAAGAAAAGCTGCCGGCCGCGCTCGCCCGTTTCGATTGCCGCAACAACCGCCTCGCCCAGCTCGGCCTCGTCCAGGACGGCTTTGCCGATGCCGTTCGCGCCGCCGCGGCCCGTTACGGCAACGACCGCATCGGCGTGTTCCTCGGCACCAGCACCTCCGGCATCCTCGAGACCGAACTCGCCTATCGCCGACGCGATCCGCAGACCGGCGCCTTGCCGCAGGATTTCGACTACGCGGGCTCGCACAACACGTTTTCCGTCGGCGCCTTCGTGCAGGCTTGGTTCGGGCTGAAGGGACCCGCCGTCGTCGTGTCCTCGGCCTGCTCGTCGAGCGCGAAGGTCTTTGCCGCTGCCGCACGCATGATGACGGTCGGGCTCATCGATGCGGCGGTCGTCGGCGGCGTCGATTCGCTGTGCCTGACGACCCTGTACGGTTTCAATTCGCTCGAGCTCACGTCCTCGCACGCCTGCCGGCCCTTCGACCGCGCGCGCGACGGCATCTCGATCGGCGAGGCCGCCGCCTTCGCGCTGCTCGAGCGCACGCCGGACGCATTGCCGCCGGACGCGATCCTGCTGCTGGGCAGCGGCGAATCGAGCGACGCCTACCACATGTCCTCGCCGCATCCCGAGGGGCGCGGCGCGCGCCATGCGATGGCGGCCGCGCTCGCGAGCGCCGAACTCGCGCCGCAGGATATCGACTACATCAACCTGCACGGCACCGCGACGCCGAGCAATGACGCGGCCGAAGGCCGGGCCGTGGCGGACCTGTTCGGCAACGCGGCGCCCTGCAGCTCGACCAAGGGCGCGACCGGGCACACGCTCGGAGCCGCCGGCGGCGTCGAGGCCGTGATCGCCGCACTGGCGATCCGCGACGGCATCATTCCCGCCGGCGCCGGGACGAACGATCCCGAGCCGGGACTCGACTACGTGCTCGCGACGCGCCGCCGCAGCGTGCGGCGCGTGCTCAGCAATTCCTTCGGATTCGGCGGCACGAACTGCAGCCTGATCCTCGGCCGCGCAGCATGAATCCGACGATGCCCCCCCGCCTTCCGCCTCGATCCGCAGCATCGGCGTGCTCGGCCCCGGACTCGCCGACTGGCCCGCCTGCGCCGCGATCCTCGCCGGCGAGGCCGCCTGGGTCCCGCAGAAGACCGTCCTCGCCGCACCGGACCTCCTCCCGCCCGCCGAGCGCCGGCGCGCCGTGCGCGTCGTCAAACTCGCCCTGACCGTCGGCCTCGAAGCCACGCGCGCCGCCGGCGTTGATCCCGCCGCACTCGCGACGGTCTTCTCGTCATCCGGCGGAGACGGCGTCAACTGCCATCAGATCTGCGAGACGCTCGCCTCCGACGACCGGCAGATCTCCCCGACACGCTTTCACAACTCCGTACATAACGCTGCCGCCGGCTACTGGAGCATCGCGACCGGCGCGACCGCGTCCGCGGCAGTCCTGTGCGCGTACGACGGCAGTTTTGCTGCGGGGCTCCTCGAAGCGATCACCCAGGTCGCGGTCGATCGCGCGCCGTGCCTGCTGATCGCCTACGACGCCGACTACCCCGAACCCCTGCGCGCGAAACGCCCGGTCCCGGACGCCTTCGGCGTTGCGCTGCTGCTAACGCCCGAGGCCGACGGGCAAGCGATCGGCCGGATTTCCGCCCGGCTCACGGATGCGTCCGCGGACTCGCTCGCCGACCCGGCGCTCGACGAACTGCGCCGCGCGATCCCCGCCGCCCGCAGCCTGCCCCTGCTGGCCGCGATCGCGCAGCACTGTACCGGCCGCGTCGTGCTCGACTATCTCGATCACACCCGCCTCGCGGTGGATCTCAGCGCATGAACCGGCCAGCCGCGCCCCTCGACCGCGCCGCCATCGCACGGCGCATTCCGCATCAGGGGACCATGTGCCTGCTCGCAGGCGTCGACGCATGGGATGCCGACACGATCCGCTGCCACGCGACGAGCCACCGTGACGCCGGCAACCCCTTGCGCGAAGCCTGGGGGCTGCCGGCGACGAGCGCCATCGAGTACGCCGCGCAGGCCATGGCGGTGCACGGCGCCCTGCTCGCGCCTTCCGGCGAGGCCCCGCGTGCCGGCTACCTCGCCAGCGTGCGCGGCGTCGAGATCGGCGTCGAACGCCTCGACACGCTCGCCGCCGATCTCGACATCCGTGCCGAACGCATCGCCGGCAACGACAACCAGATCCTCTATGCCTTCACCGTCGCGGCCGCCGGCCGCATGCTCGTCTCCGGGCGTGCCGCGGTGATCCTCGACGCGGGCGTCCTCGCCGGCGCCCCCAACGGGAGTCAATCTTGAAGCACGCCCTCGTCACCGGCGGCAGCGGCGGCATCGGCGCGGCGATCTGCCGCCGCCTCGCCCGCGACGGCCACCACGTCTTCATCCACGCCAACCGGCAGGCCGACAAGGCCGAAGCACTGGCGCGCGAAATCCGTGCCGCGGGCGGCAGCGCGCAGGCGGTCGCGTTCGACGTCACCGACGCGGCCGCAACCGCCGCCGCGCTCGAAGCGATCACGGCCGACGCTGCGCTGCAGATCCTCGTGAACAACGCGGGCATCCACGACGACGCCGTCTTCCCGGGCATGCGCGCCGACCAGTGGCAGCGCGTCATCGACGTGTCGCTGAACGGCTTCTTCAACGTCACCCAGCCGCTGACGATGCCGATGATCCGCACGCGCTGGGGGCGCATCATCACGGTCTCCTCCGTCGCGGCCATCACCGGCAACCGCGGCCAGGCCAATTACGCGGCCGCGAAGGGCGCACTGCATTCGGCCAGCAAATCGCTCGCGCAGGAGCTGGCCAGCCGCGGCATCACGGTGAATGTGGTCGCCCCCGGCATCATCGACACGGCCATGAGCGAACACGCCTTCGACGCGGACGCGATCGCCCGCATCGTGCCGATGAAACGTGCCGGCAAGCCCGAGGAAGTTGCCGACCTGATCGGCTTCCTGGCATCCGCCGAGGCGGCCTACATCACCGGGCAGGTGATCTCGATCAACGGCGGGATGATCTGACGCGACGCGCGACGAGCATCGGCAGGCGCACGAGAAAACCGAAGAACAGGCGCGTGTGCATCCACGTCAGCAGCAGGTTGTCGCGCGCGTAGTTGAAATGCGACACCCCGCCCTCGTCGGCACCGAAATACTTCACCGGCGCCGGGCGATTCACCGGGGGCACCCCCAGCCAGGCCATGCGCACGACTGCCTCGGGGTCGAAGTCGAAGCGGCGCATCCAGCGCTGGCCGTGCATCACCTGGGCGAGCGGGCCGATCGGATACACGCGGAAGCCGAACAGCGAATCGCCGATCCCCATCCACAGCGTCTCGAGGTTCGCCCACCAGTTCGACACCTTGCGTCCGCGCACGCGCAGCGCCGGCGCACTGGCGTCGAACACCGGCATGCCCAGCACCATCGCCTCGGGCCTGGCCGCCGACGCCGCCATGAAGTCGGGAATCAGCTCCGCGGGGTGCTGGCCGTCCGAGTCCATCGTCAGCACATGCGTGAACCCCTGCTTCGCCGCGAGTTCGATACCGTGCAGCACCGCTGCGCCCTTGCCCGAGTTCCGCGGCAGCACGATCACGCGCAGCCCCGGATCCTCTTCCGCCATGCGGCGCAGCCCGTCGGCCGTGCCGTCCGTGCTGCCATCCACGACAACCCACACCGGCATCCACTGGTGGCGCGCGGCACGCACGGTCTCGAACACCTTGGGTCCCGGGTTGTAGCTCGGAATCAGCACCAGATGCGTGGACGTCGGGGCGGCCACCGGACTCGGCAACGGCGCGGATTTCGGCAGGGTGACCTGATGGAACGTCATGGCTGCAACCGGAACAGGGTCAGATCGTGGACGACGACATTTTGCCACCGTCGCCGCGCGGCGGTCGCGGGAGAACCGCACCCGCGAGTTCGGCAACGAAATAGCGCTCGAGTTCGGCCATGAACGGTTGCACGCTGACCGGCGGGTCGAAGCGGCGCCCCAGCCGGACGCGGTAGGTCACCGGCATCTCGGGTTTGCGGAAGAGCGGCCAGCCCTTGCACAGATAGGGCGATTCCGTCTCGATGAAGATCGTCTGCACCGGCACCTTCGCCCGCCGCGAAATCAGTCCGATGCTGCTCAGCAGCGGATTGAGGGGCATGCGCGTCGTGCGGGTGCCTTCGGGGAACACCAGCAGGAAGCTGCCGGCCGACAGATCGCGCGTCGCGCTGCCCACCATGCGCAGCGGCGAATCGTTGCGGATGTAGCGTGCGAGCCGTGCCCCGGCGCCGAGAAAGATGTTGTCCATCAGCCCCGCCTTCATGATGCACGCGACGTCCGGCAGGCGGGAGATCACCATCACCGCGTCGAGCAGGCTCGGGTGATTCGGTGCGAGGATCAGCGGCCCCTGCCCGCGCAGCTTGTCCAGTGCCGACAGGTCGAAGCGGCAGGCCCCGATCAGGGTCAGGAAGCGGATGTAGCTATTGAAGCCCTGGTTGATGATGAAGCGGCCGAGCCGGCGCCCGGCCTGCGCCGGCAGCAGCGGGTGCAACACCATCGCGAAGGGCGTCCACAGGAGGCAGATCGTGCCGAGGTAGCCCAGCCCGAGATAGAGCAGCACGTACTCCCGCAGCCGGCGCACCAGGCCGGGCCGCGTCCCGCCGCGCTCACTCATCGGCCTCGACCCGTCGCGAAGACTCGCCCAGCACCCAGGTCACCGCCAGGCCCGCGGCGACGTAATCCTTGCGTTTCACGAGGGGACTGTCCTCGAACACCGCTCCCCGGAGGCTGTCGTAGCGCACGAAGCCCCCGACCCACCAGCCCGGAAACCGCTTCCACAGCGCGGCAAGCACCTGTGTCCCGCCATAGCCGCCGCGCGCATCGAATGCCGGGCGGAGCGGCGTCGCCTGGTTCGCTTCCACGGCGTAGAAATACCGATGCTGCCGCCGATCGCCATAGACGGGCCCGGCCACGATACCCAGCGTCCAGCCCGCCATCCCGGCCGGCTCGCGCCAGTCCAGGTTGAGCTGCGGGGAGAACTGCCAGCCCGTCGATTCCGGGCTGCCTTCGACCGTAAACCCCGCACGCAAGGGCAGCCGCGTGCGCAGACGCAGGCGCTCGTCGCCGGACCGCCACAGCCGCACATCGAGCGACGGACCAAGCTCCACCGTCGGTTTCAGGTCCGGCATGCCTTCGCGCGCCTTCACCCGGTCGCTGCTCACGGGCGGCGACGCACCCAGACTCAGGCTCGCTTCGACACGGTCGCTATCGAAGAAGGTGCCGCGGATCCCTTGCCGGTCGGCCTTCAGGAATTCGCCCCGGTACACGACGTAGGGAACGGGAAGCACGAACAGGCGATTCTCGTCCGAACCGCGATAGGCGGGGAACTGCAGCACGGTGAGGCCAGCACCCAGTTCCCACAAGGGCTTCTCCGCAGCCATTGCACCACTCGCATGGAGCGAAGCGAGCGCCAGCACGAGCGGGAACACTGCCTGAGCCGGCATTCCACGCACCGCCACCGCATCAGCCATCCTCATCAAGCCTCCTCCAATGCATGCCCGCCCGAGGCCTCTATCTCGACCAGCAGATCGGCTCGACACACATCGGCTTGCACGAACACCACCGGCACCTCGCTGCCGACGTGCTCGCGAACGCTCGCCCGCACTGCGCCCAGATCGGCGGGATGGCGTACGTACACCTTGTAGGAAAGGTCCCGCAGCCCGAACCCGGCACCATCTGGTGCAACCCGTCGCGCCTCGGCAAGCACCGCCGCGATGTTGCGGAAGGATTCCTCCGTCTGCGCCACCACGTCCCCTGGATGCAGCGTCCTGTGCCCGACGATGCTTGCCGTTCCCGACACGAAGAGCACCGGCGGCGCCTCGGAGAGGGCCAGGCTCGCACGGGCGAAGGTCGGACTGCGCGGACCGTACTGCAGCGGGTAATGATACGCGCAGACCTGGCGCGGATTCTCGATGGCAACGGGCGCCTCGCGCAAAGCCAGGAAATACAGGGTGAAGGGTCCGTCCGCCGTCCCCAGTGCGCATGCGGCGGGAACGCGTCCGGTCGTGCTGCGGCCGCCGGCGCGGAAAGCTTCCTGGCGCCCGGCGTTGAACTGCCGGTAACGCTCGCTGCCGTCGGCCTCGACGTTGATCCCGGGAAAGTAGTTCCAGGCACGGAAGAGCGCCCGATAACCGCTTTCGTCGAGCAGGCCGAACACTTCCCGGTAGGCAGCCTCCGTCGCCCACTGCAAGCCCGACACCGACGCCCCGATCGGCACGGCGTCCTCCCCGATCTCGAGGGCACCCAACAGCATCGTATCGCTGCACCGATAGCGGACCCGCCCGCGCAAGCCCGTCTCCAGCGGCCCGCGCGTGCGCCAGATCTCGCACATGGACCGAGGCCCTTCAAGGACGGGGGTGGCAATGCTGGCAACCGGGATTGCGGGCGGTACGAGGCTGGCGTCCCCGCCGCCGAGAATTGCGATGCCGAGCACGTCGTCCCACCACTGTTCCGGGCACGCCCGGAGCGAAGCCGCCGGCATGAACGCCAGCGACAAACCGCGAACCGCTTCCATCAGCACACCACGCCTTCCTGCCCCGGGGCGAACACGCCCGGGAAACGATTGATTTTTTCGGGAAGCCCATGCCGGACGCCGGAAGTCCCGCAAGCCGGGACGGGATCGCGACCGGGGAAACGGGGTTTCCCCGCACGGCAGGAAAGGAGATTCCGGGGCCTGCCGAAATCTCGGCACACTACATGTTTTTTATTACAAAACATGTAGTTATCAATACACAACGCATACAAGGGGCGAATCTTCACATACCGTCCGACAAGTTGCAAGAAGCGGCCGATTTCCGCTCGCGGCGAAGCTTGCCGCGGTGGAACGATGCGCGCGACACGTCCGGCACCGCGCGCAGCCGCCAAGCGGCCGTCGCGAATCTCGCAACGGTTCAGGCCGATCGATCAGAACTTTTCCACCCACGGGCGCAGGTCCAGCTCCTGTGTCCAAGCGCTGCGCGGTTGCCGGTACAACTGGAAGTAGGCCTCGGCGATCGCATCCGGATCGAGCAGGGAATCCCCGTCCGCCACGTCCGTATGCTCGACCACGCTGCTCGGCCTGATGCGGCCGTCGATGATCACGTGCGCGACATGGATGCCCTTGGGCTGGAGCTCGCGCGCCATGCTCTGGGCGAGCGCCCGCAGGCCGAACTTGCCCACGGCGAGGTTGTGAAAACCCGCGCTCCCGCGCAGGCTCGCGGTCGCACCGGTGAACAGGATGGTGCCCCCGGCACCGCCCTGCCCGATGCGCTCGAGCATGGCCCGCGCCGCCTCGCGCCCCACGAGGAAGCCGCCCAGGCAACCGACGCGCCAGCAGCGCTCGAATTCTTCCGCGCTCGTCTCCACGATGCCGCGCGCGAGAAAGGCACCCGCGTTATACACGACCACGTCGGGACAGCCGTAGTCGCCGCGGACCGCCCGGAACAGGGCCGCCACGTCCGCCTCGCGGCTCGCATCACAGGAATAGGCATGCGCACCGCGGCCGATGCCCGCGCATTCCACGCTCAGGTTCTCCAGCCGATCGACATTGCGCGCGGCGAGCGCCACATTCATCTCGGCCGCACCGAAACGGCGCGCGAGCGAGCGTCCCAGCCCCGGCCCCGCGCCGACGATCAGTGCAAGTTTCCGCTGTTCCATGACTGCCTCCTCTGCCGCTCGCGTACCGTGCGACGGCACGGCCGCCGGTGAGTTCAGCTTAGATCACGTCCACCGCTCTCGCCTCGCCCACCGACGCGGCGCGGTGTGCAAGGCGTTGGCGCGCAGCCGCGTCCGGAGTTATCCTCGTCCGATGAGGCCCCCCGCGCCTCCACACGATGGCGAATGCGTAGCGAGGAAGATCCGCAATGACTGGCGACGTGATGGAAGAGAGCTGGCGACAGAACCTCGACGGTCGATTCGGCGAGCGCCTGGGGGTGCCGCGGGGTCCGGACTGGTGGACGGCCCTGCCGCCCGAGCGCTGCCCCGGATGGACTGCAGACGGCGTGCTGACGTCGCTGCCCTTGCCGAACCTTGCAAGCTGCACCCGTGCCGAGGTGCGCGCGTATTTCGACAATGGCTGGACGCTCACCGAACTGCTCTTCTCCGCGCTGCTCGGCGAGGAGGCGTTCTACCGCCCGCCGTACCATCACCTGCGCCATCCGATGGTGTTCTACTACTGCCATCCGCCGGCGCTGTACGTGAACAAGCTGCGGGTCGCCGGTTTGATCGCCGAGCCGCTCAACCCGTACTTCGAGCGCATCTTCGAGACCGGCATCGACGAGATGCGCTGGGACGACATGTCCAAGAACGCGATGCGCTGGCCCGCCTTCGATGAGGCGCAGGACTATCGCAAGGCGGTGTATGCGCTGGTCTGCCGGGTCATCGACGAGCATCCCGGCCTGGCCGACGGCCACCCGCCGATCACGCAGCAGGACCCGCTGTGGGCGCTGTTCATGGGTTTCGAGCACGAACGCATCCACCTCGAGACCTCGTCCGTCCTGATCCACGAACTGCCGCTGCGGCTCGTGCGCAGACCTGCGGGCTGGGCGCCGCTGCATCCGTCGGCGACGCGACCCTCGGCATTCCCGCCGGTCGCCGGGCGCGACTACCCCGAAATGGAACTGCTGCCGGTCGGCGCCGCGAGCCTGCGCCTCGGCAAACCGGCGGACTGGCCTTCCTACGGCTGGGACAACGAATACGGCAGCCGCCGCGTCGACACCCAGCCGTTCCACGCGGGCCGCTGCCTGGTCACGAACGGCCAGTTCTGGGAGTTCGTCGCGGCCGGGGGCTATCGCGAACAGGGCTGGTGGTCGGACACGGGCTGGGCGTGGCGCACCTACCGCAACCTCAAATGGCCGACCTTCTGGGTACCCGACGGCCCCGCGGGTTCGCACCAGTTCCGCCTGCGCACGCTGTTCGAAGTCATCGACATGCCCTGGGACTGGCCGGCGGAAGTGAACTGGCACGAGGCGAGCGCCTACTGCGTGTGGCTGAGCGCACGCGACGGGGTGCCCTGCCGCCTGCCGAGCGAGGCCGAGCACAACGCGCTGCGCGACCCCGTCGGCGCCGTCGCGGACGACCCCGTCATGGCCGCCGACGGCGCGACCCTGCTGCGCGAACGCGGCCTCAACCTCAACCTCGGCTGCGGCTCCTCGACGCCCGTCACCAGCGGACGTCCGACGGCGCAGGGTTTCCACGATGTCTTCGGCAACGTGTGGCAGTGGCTGGGCGACCAGTTCAACCCGCTGCCGGGCGCGCAGGTGCATCCGTATTACGACGATTTCAGCAGCCCGTGCTACGACGGCGAGCACCAGATGATCCTCGGCGGATCGTGGGTCTCGACCGGCGACGAGGCGAGCGTGTGGTCGCGCTTCCATTTCCGCCCGCACTTCTTCCAGCACGCCGGCTTCCGGATCGTGCAGGCCGCGCACGACGGCGGTGCCGTGACGCTCGACGAAACGGGCGCGCGCGGCAAGGTGTACGAAAGCGCCGAGGTCACCAACGAATACCTGCTGCTGCACTACGGCAGCGCCGAGGAGCAGATGCCCTGGGCGTCCGGGCCGCGCGACGCGTGCCAGTTCCCGCAGCGTTCCGCGCGCTGGCTGATCGACGGCGCGCGCGAGCTCGGCGTGACGACCGAGCGGGCGCTCGACGTCGGATGTGCGGTGGGTGGCGCCAGCTTCGAACTCGCGCGCACGTACGGCGAGGTGCTGGGCGTCGACCTGAGCCGCGCCTTCATCGACGCCGCCACGGCCCTGCAGCGCGACGGCGCGCTGGACTACGATTGCCGCGACGAAGGCGACCTCGGCCACCCGCTGCGGGCGCACGTCGACCCGGCGATCGACCGCAGCCGGGTCAGCTTCCGCCAGGCCGACGCCTGCTCGCTGCCCGCGGAGCTCATGGATTACGACGCCATCCTGCTCGCAAACCTGCTGTGCCGCCTCCCCAGCCCGAAGTCGCTGCTCGGACGGCTCGGCGGACCCTGCGGGCTGGTGCGCGTCGGCGGGGTCGTCGCGATCCTCTCGCCCTACACCTGGATGGAGCAGTTCACCCCCCGCGGCGCCTGGCTGGGCGGCTACCTCGACGGCGAGCGCCCGGTGCGCAGCGGCGACGCGCTGAAATCGCTGCTGACCGCGGACGGCTTCGAACTGCGCCGCGAAACCGAACTTCCGCTCGTGATCCGCGAGCATGCACGCAAGTACCAGTACATCGTCACGCACGCCATGCTGTGGCAGCGCGTACGCTGACGCCTTCCCTGAAAACCGACTCCCGTCACCCATCATGAGCTTCCGATACCTGCAGAGCCTGTTCAATCCGCAATCCATCGCCGTCATCGGCGCGAGTGCCCGCCCGCGCCGCATCGGCAGCGTCGTGATGCGGAACCTCCTCGCGGGGGGCTTCGGCGGCGTGATCATGCCGGTCAACCCCAAGCGCGACGCGGTCGCAGGCGTGCTGGCCTACCCGAGCGTGGACGCCCTGCCGCGCACGCCGGATCTCGCGATCATCTGCACCCCGCCGTCCGCGATCCCGGGCATCCTCGAGCAACTCGGCAAGCGCGGCACGCGCGCCGCCATCGTCATGGCCAGCCAGCTCTCGACCACCCTGGGGACCGACGGCCGGCCGCTCGACGTCACGATCCTCGAGATCGCCCGGCGCCACGACATCCGCATCCTCGGCGGCAGCACGCTCGGTGTCATGGTGCCCCAGGCCGGCCTCAACGCGACCTTCTCCAAGGTCGGCGGGCTGTCGGGCAACATCGGCTTCGTGTCGCAATCGGACGCGGTGGGCACGATGGTGCTCGACTGGGCGCTGCCGAAAAAGGTCGGCTTCTCGCACTTCGTGTCGCTCGGCGATGCGCTCGACATCGGCTTCGGCGAAGTCCTCGACTTCCTCGGCAGCGACCCTGGCACGCGCGCGATCCTGATGTACATCGAATCGATCCGCGAGCGCCGCGGCTTCATGGCTGCCGCACGCGCCGCAGCCCGCAACAAGCCGGTCGTCGCGATCAAGGCCGGACGCGCGCAGCGCGCCATGCACGACGTCGGCGACCCGCTGTTTCTCGACAGCCCGGGCCTCATCGGTAGCGACGACGTGGCCGACGCCGTGCTGCGCCGCGCCGGCATCCTGCGTGTCGACCACCTCAACGAACTGTTCGGCGCCGTCGAGACCGTCGTGCGCTCGCGGCCGATCCACGGCGACCGCCTCGTCGTCATCAGCAACGGCGGCGGCGCCGGCATC is drawn from Azoarcus sp. DN11 and contains these coding sequences:
- a CDS encoding CoA-binding protein yields the protein MSFRYLQSLFNPQSIAVIGASARPRRIGSVVMRNLLAGGFGGVIMPVNPKRDAVAGVLAYPSVDALPRTPDLAIICTPPSAIPGILEQLGKRGTRAAIVMASQLSTTLGTDGRPLDVTILEIARRHDIRILGGSTLGVMVPQAGLNATFSKVGGLSGNIGFVSQSDAVGTMVLDWALPKKVGFSHFVSLGDALDIGFGEVLDFLGSDPGTRAILMYIESIRERRGFMAAARAAARNKPVVAIKAGRAQRAMHDVGDPLFLDSPGLIGSDDVADAVLRRAGILRVDHLNELFGAVETVVRSRPIHGDRLVVISNGGGAGIMAEDSLHLGGYALPDLHPNTLTRLRRLLPPEWNGRNPIAIRVDAPPKRYEDVLKILCEEQDGDAILLIHTPNALTPSTEIAETAIKTIRSVGGNLLTCWIGDETAATERKLFVDAGIATFDTPENATRAFLHMVNHRHTREVLMQAPRPPRSTSAPTWTARAPWCAGRWRKAARA